The Phycisphaerae bacterium DNA window CGGAGAGTCGCCAGTTCGCTGCTACGAACGCGGGGTCCACGGAGAGCCTCCTTGATCATGCTGCCAGGGAGCGCCCGGCTCATATCACCTCTCTCCTTCCAGCCACGCGATCGGGCTGGCGTCGGTCATGAAATCAGGCGTCAAACATTGCGGTTCGCCTCCGCTCAACGCCCGATAGAACAACTGGTGGTAGGCCGCGCCCAAACCCCCATACTCCCAGAGCTCATACACCATCGCCTTCGAATCCGGCGACCAGACAATACGGTAAAAGCCCGGACCCGGCGGGCTGAGCCAGCCCTTCATCCCCGCCGGCGGGTCCATTCGACCCAGGTTGCGCAGGTCCGAGCCGTCTGGCTTGATGATGTGCAGCGACGCGTTGCGGCGATGGAACGCGATCCAGTTGCCATCGGGCGACCACGCCGGGGCTTCGCCCTCGGTCAACAGCGCCGATTGCCCCGTCGCCACATCCAGAATCTTCAGCATGTTGGTTCGGCTCTGCGTCAGGAACCCCGGCACGGTGTAGACGAGATGCCGGCCGTCGGGGGACCAGTCGTGCGTAGTCGCTTGGGTGACGATGGGTTCGGAAGACAACGGTTCCGCCAGCCCGGTAATATTTCCGGCCGCGTCAAAGGCGACCCGCGCCACGTAGATACCGGACCCGGCTGACGGCCCGGGGCGCGTGCCTGGTTTCACTGGCTTGGACGCGGTCCAGGAGATGAGCCCATCGTCCAAGCCGCGGTTTGCGTCCCGCGCCCAGTTGATGATCCGATTCCGTTCCTGCCCCCGCCGGAGAGCGCCAAGTGAAAACACATGGATCCCAGTCATCTGGCCGATGCCGGGCAGGTCAGTCAGTTGGATAGCCTGGTCCGGCCTGGCATCGTCACGGACCGCAAACAGTTCCCGGGGTGGACCGTTGGTGTTGGCCGAGGGCATGTCGCGGATTTCCAGGAACCAACGATGCCCCCTGTGCAAGGCTCGGGACGGCGGAGCCGGGTATCCCAGCGGCGTCAAGGTGCGCTTGGCATCCTTCACCGTCATGGCATGAAGGCGGCCGTCCATCGTGAAGTAGAGGCGGCCGGCGAGGGATTCGACGCCGAGCGGCGCCGAGTCCGAGCGCGGCACAACGATGGTGTAACCGTCCCCGGGTTTCACGTCGCGGTGGACGAGAAGCTTGCCCGCGCGCGTGAGTTTGAGGCTATAACACTCGAAACCGTATTGAACGGGGAAGGGCTCCGACACGGTCTTGCCGTCTTTGACGTGCACGCCCCAGAGGTCCCAGGTTCGCAGCCGGTCGCTGGTGAAGAGGATGACCGGCTGGTTGGGGGACCAGATCGGCGTGCGGCAGTTGCCCGGGAGATTCAACGGACGAGTGGCGCCAGTCGCCACTGCCGTCACGTACAGCGCATGCGGCGGCGGCTTCCCCGGCTCGCCCTCTCCCGTGGGCCTGGAATAGACCACGTGCTGCCCGTCAGGCGAGAACCGGGCGTGCTCGACCGCGTTCGAGCTGAACGAGACCAGCAGGCGGACCTGACCCTCCGGCACCGAAACCGCCGCCAATCCAGGTTCGTTGCGGCGGGCGCACACCAGCCACTTGCCGTCGGGGGACCAGTCCTGGGGCTCGTAGTAGTTGAAATCCGAGGCCGACAGCACCGGCACGAGCAAGCGGAACTCGCCCGTCTCCGGCGCGACGATCCGGAGATCAGGCTTGTGAGTGGGCGGGGCCATCCACAAATAGGCGAGCCACCGCGCGTCCGGCGACCACGCGTAACCTTCGAAGGGCATCTCGAAGACAGCCGGCTGGTTGGTCAGGCTGAGGCGCTTCATGGCTTGGGCATAGAGATCCTGCGTGAACTCGAAAATGCCAAGGGCGTCCCGCCCACTTCCCACGAACTTCCGCAGCTTGCCCGACTCGAGCCGCCGCACGGTCACGCCGCCCTCGCCTTGGGTCCAATCCGTGTAAGCAAGATAACGCTCGTCCGGAGACAGGGCGACCGCCTTTTCGACAAGGGTCAGGCCATTGAAGACGCCACGGGCGCGGGAGTCGGTGCTGCGGGATGCCGCCGGCGGCTGGCTCAGCGCGGTATCGAGCTGCGCCCGGGTGGAGGCCGCCACACCCTCAGCCTCGCGCGTTCGGACGAATTGCCAGTAGCTGAGCGCAGCCGCGATACCGATCACCGCGGCAACGCTGCCGGCGATGATGAGCTCGGTTCGGCGACGTCGGGCGAACTTCCCCAGTCGATAGCGCATCGTGGGCGGCCCGGCCAGAACCGGTTCGTGGCGCAGATGATGTCGGAGGTCGTCGGCCAGGGCGTGCGCCGTCTCGTAGCGACGCCCGCGGTCCTTCTCCAGCGCCTTCATCACAATCCAGTCCAGATCGCCTTGCACCTCCTTCCATTTCTGACTCCTGTCCGCTGACTTCTGACCTCCGCCCTCTGTCCTCCGTTCTCTGTCTTCTGTCCTCTGACGTTTGGTCAACTCCGTCAGGCGGACGGAGGGCTTGGCCGGCTCGGTCTCCCGGATCATTTGCCGGATCTCATCCAGGGCGGCCTTGCGCAGCGTCTCCGGGTCGAAGGGCGTCACGCCCGTCAGCAGCTCGTAAAGCAGCACGCCCAGCGAGTAGATGTCGCTGCGGCCGTCTACGTCCACGCCGCTCAAGGCCGCCTGTTCGGGGCTCATGTAGGCGGGGGTGCCGACCATCTGCTGGAAGGCGGTGAAGAGGGTCTTCTCCGTGAGCTTCTGGCCCAGGGCTTTGGCGACGCCGAAGTCGATCACCTTGGGCACGGGTTCGCCGTCAATGAGAGTGACCAGGATGTTGGACGGCTTGAGGTCGCGGTGGATGATCCCTTTCTGGTGGGCGTGCTGGACGGCGGCACAGACCTTCATGAACAGCTCGAGGCGGGCGGCGGTGGCGAGTCTCTGTTGGTTGCAGTAGTCCGTGATCGGGATTCCGCGAACCAGCTCCATCACGAAATAGGGCCGGCCGGTCTCGGTGGCCCCAGCATCCAGAACGCGGGCGATGTTCGGGTGGTCCATCAGCGCCAGGGCTTGCCGCTCCGCCTCGAACCGGGCGATGACCTCGCGGGTGTCCATGCCCGCCTTGATGATCTTGAGAGCCACCTTGCGACGCAGCGGTTCGGTCTGCTCGGCCATGTAAACCCGGCCGAATGCGCCTTCGCCGATCTCTTCCAGCAGCCGATAGCGGCCGATCATCCGGCCGGGACCCTCGAGCAAGTGGTCTTTCTGGTGGCCGTCAGCCTCCAGGAAATGGCTGGCCTGATCGTGAGCTCGCAGCAACGCTTCGACCCGTTGGCGCAGCTCGGGCTTGTCCTGGCAGGCTTGGTCCAGGTAGCGCGCCCGTTCCTCCGGCGTGGTCAGGGCCAGGGTGGCGGTGAACACGGCGCGCGTCTCATGCTTCCTATCGCTCATCATCTATCCAGGCGAGAGCGGATGGCGGTTTGCACCGGCATCTTTGCGGAGCGCCTCGAAGAGCCAGGCCCGGGCATAGGCCCAGAGGCCGTCGGCCTCCCGCCGGGTCAATCCCATGATCTGGGCGGCCTCCTGATGGCCCAGCCCCGCGAAGCATCGCAGGTCCA harbors:
- a CDS encoding serine/threonine-protein kinase; protein product: MSDRKHETRAVFTATLALTTPEERARYLDQACQDKPELRQRVEALLRAHDQASHFLEADGHQKDHLLEGPGRMIGRYRLLEEIGEGAFGRVYMAEQTEPLRRKVALKIIKAGMDTREVIARFEAERQALALMDHPNIARVLDAGATETGRPYFVMELVRGIPITDYCNQQRLATAARLELFMKVCAAVQHAHQKGIIHRDLKPSNILVTLIDGEPVPKVIDFGVAKALGQKLTEKTLFTAFQQMVGTPAYMSPEQAALSGVDVDGRSDIYSLGVLLYELLTGVTPFDPETLRKAALDEIRQMIRETEPAKPSVRLTELTKRQRTEDRERRTEGGGQKSADRSQKWKEVQGDLDWIVMKALEKDRGRRYETAHALADDLRHHLRHEPVLAGPPTMRYRLGKFARRRRTELIIAGSVAAVIGIAAALSYWQFVRTREAEGVAASTRAQLDTALSQPPAASRSTDSRARGVFNGLTLVEKAVALSPDERYLAYTDWTQGEGGVTVRRLESGKLRKFVGSGRDALGIFEFTQDLYAQAMKRLSLTNQPAVFEMPFEGYAWSPDARWLAYLWMAPPTHKPDLRIVAPETGEFRLLVPVLSASDFNYYEPQDWSPDGKWLVCARRNEPGLAAVSVPEGQVRLLVSFSSNAVEHARFSPDGQHVVYSRPTGEGEPGKPPPHALYVTAVATGATRPLNLPGNCRTPIWSPNQPVILFTSDRLRTWDLWGVHVKDGKTVSEPFPVQYGFECYSLKLTRAGKLLVHRDVKPGDGYTIVVPRSDSAPLGVESLAGRLYFTMDGRLHAMTVKDAKRTLTPLGYPAPPSRALHRGHRWFLEIRDMPSANTNGPPRELFAVRDDARPDQAIQLTDLPGIGQMTGIHVFSLGALRRGQERNRIINWARDANRGLDDGLISWTASKPVKPGTRPGPSAGSGIYVARVAFDAAGNITGLAEPLSSEPIVTQATTHDWSPDGRHLVYTVPGFLTQSRTNMLKILDVATGQSALLTEGEAPAWSPDGNWIAFHRRNASLHIIKPDGSDLRNLGRMDPPAGMKGWLSPPGPGFYRIVWSPDSKAMVYELWEYGGLGAAYHQLFYRALSGGEPQCLTPDFMTDASPIAWLEGER